The region TTCGCCTTTATGGTTAGAATAATTTATACTACTATCGGTTGTACTAATATGTAAATAGTGCACACCTTTTCGTTTTCCAAAGTAATGTATAAATTTTTTAATTTTTTTGAGACTAAACCCTTCTGTATTGTCTGCCTTACAAGAGTTTATAATATTGCAATCTATTTGTATTCCAAAAGGGGAACCTGAAATTGTTTGTTTTACTTTTTTTAATTCTTTTTTAAATGTAGTTGTTTGCTTAACCTCAATACTTTCATAAGTACTAACATGAATTTGTTTCATTTTTTGAATGGTCTTTAAAATTGAATTAGAAATGGTTTGTTCGTGTAAACCAAATACAAAATAGTGTTTTAAAAATCCTTCAGCATAAGCATAAATAAATCCATTACCATTATGTTTTCCTTTTTTAGGTTTAAATTTAGTATGAGCACTTAAATTTAAAGTATTAATAGGTGTATTAAGTGCTAAAGCGCAGCCTTTAATAATACCATACGCGTTATTTTGAGTACCACCAACAATTATAGGTGTTTTACCTGATTTTTTTAAGGTATAAATTATATGTGTAATCTCTTTGTTTATTTTGGCTATGTGTTTTTTTGCTTTAGCAAGCTGTTTATCTATTGTTAAATCTAGAGTTTTTACTTTATTTAACTCTTTATCAAAATTTAGACTGCCAAGAATTAATACTCTATGAGGTATTAAATATGTATTAATCTTAAAATTTATTAACGATTTTAATGTTGCATCCCAAGTATAAGTCGTATTTTGGTAGCTTAAATGGGTTAATAAATTATTATATTCTGGTAAGCCTATTATAATATAATCAACATCTAAAGCGTTAATATATTCGTATATATTAGTGCAGGATGCTGGTAATAGTTTTATATGTTGACCAAATTTAGTTTCAGAAGAACGGATATCTAATAGTTTGGAAAGATCTTTAGATGTAAAAACGTTAAGTTTATCCATTATAAGTATAAGTTTTTTTAGATTTAAAAGTACTATTTTTTGTTTTATGAACTTAAAATTAATATTATTAGCAACGATATAAATTAAACATTTTATTAACAAATTACAGATTATTTAATTAAATTATGGAACAAAACACATCAAATAACGGCTTAAAAATAGCTCTAGGTGTTGCATTGGTATTATTTTTGGGAACAGCATTCTATACATTCGATCTTATGAAAAAAAAGAACGAAACAGAAGCCCAACTTAAAGCCGAGAAAGAATTAGTAATGACGGATTTAAGTAATATGGCAAAACAGTATGATGTTGCCATTAGTGAAAATGAGATTGCAAATACAAATTTAATTGAAGCACGATCAAGAATTCAAGGTTTAATAGACTCTCTTCAAATTTCTGAAACTAACGTTAAAAGTTTATGGCAATACAAGCAAAAATATTTGAATTTACAGAAGGAAATGGACTTTTTATTAGATGAAAATGATAAACTTAAAACTCAAAATAATTTATTATCGACGTCTTTAGACAGTACACGAACACGTTTAGAAGAACGTAATATGTTTTCTGATTCATTATTAGTTCAAAACTCAGCATTAGCAGAAGTTGTAGAAAATGCTGCTGTTTTAAATGCTGTTAATTTAAAAGGTTTTGGAGTAATAGAGCGTAGTTCTGGAAAACTTATTCCTACAGAACGTGCAAGACGTGCAGATAAGATTAGAGTTTGTTTTACTGTCGCTAAGAATAGTTTAGTGCAAGCTGGAGACCAAGAGTTATATATACAAGTTATAGATCCTAATAACAATGTTATGGGAGTTAATGAGCAAGTTATATTTGGAGAAAAAGCATTAAACTACAGTTTAATTAGTCGTTTTAATTACGAAAATGCCAGTTTAAATGTTTGTGAATTTGTCGCAACTGTTGGAGATGATAAGTTTGAATCTGGCCGATACATAGTAAATGTGTATAATGAAAAGGATTTAGTATCTACATCTGAGTTTACATTGAAGTAAATTTTATATACTTTTTAAAAAAAAAATACCGAATGATTAAAGCAATCGTTCGGTATTTTTTTTGTATTAGATTTATTATTATTCTACGATTATACCATTAATAATAACTGTATTAATTGAATTATTCCCAAAAGCATAAGGCAAATAACTATAGTTTGGGATGTCTTCTGTAATTATAACATTTGCTTTTTTTCCACGCGTTATACTACCAAACATTTTATGGGCTCCCATTGCATAAGCTCCATTTATTGTGGCAGCATTAATGGCTTCTTCAGGAGTCATTTTCATTTTTATACATGCGGTACTTACTACAAAATTCATATTACCACTTGGTGTTGTTCCTGGATTATAATCACTAGCTAACGCTAGCGGTAAACCGGAATCTATTATAGTACGCGCAGGAGTATAAGGAAGTCCTAAGAAAAAAGAACATGCTGGTAAAGCTACAGGCATGGTGTCGCTACCTTGTAATACGTTTACATCTTCAGGTCTCATAACCTCCAAATGGTCTACAGATCGAGCATTGTGTTTTACACCTAAAGCAACACCACCAAAAGCATTAAATTGATTGACATGAAGTTTAGGTACTAAATTATGTGCTTTTCCAGCTTCTAAAATTCGGTCTGTATCTTCTAAACTAAAGTAACCGTCTTCACAATATACATCTATATATTTAGCTAATTGTGCTTTTGCTATTTCAGGAATAGTGGTGTTAATTAACTCGTCTACATAAGCCGTTTTATTGTTTTTATATTTTTTTGGAACAGCATGAGCTGCTAAAAATGTAGGGCGTACTAAAATATTAAAATCGTGTTTAAGACGTTTTATAACACGTAAAATTTTTAATTCAGATTCTAATGTTAAACCGTAACCTGATTTTATTTCAATAGCACCTGTACCCATTTTCATAACTTCGTGTAAACGTTTTACAGATTGCTCATACAAATCGTCTTCACTTGTTTGTGCTAAAATTTCAGCAGAGTTTAATATACCACCACCTTTATTTGCTATATCTTCATAGGTTAAACCATTAATTCTATCTACAAATTCTTGCTCTCTATGTCCAGCATAAACTAAATGTGTATGTGAATCGCACCAAGCAGGTAATACAATTTTACCAGTTGCATCAATAGTTTTTTCAGCAATAATTCCACCAATATTTTTCATAGAACCATATTCAACTATAGTATCGTGTTCTATAAGAAGGTATGCATTTTCTAAGTACGGTAAAGTTTTCATTTCACTACCTGAAATTTTATAAATACCACGTGTTCTTGTTTGTAATAACTGCTTTATATTGGTAATAAGTATAGACATTTTTTAATGTATTTTAGACGTATAAATTTATGAAAATATTTTCACTTAGGGATGCCTAAAAGTGTATGGTTTATATAGGATTCTTATTTTAAGTATGTAAAAAAAATAAATTTATAGAAAAATAGTGCTTTAAATAAAATACTAAGTAATACTATCTTAGTGTTTATTTGTAATAACTGTTAAAATATTAAGATTTTTTAAGTTGTAATCTGTTTCTTATAAATATTTTCCTAGCGTTATAATTTATTAAGTATTCTGTCGTTTAAAACAATTAGAAATTCATAAATTTAACTTTTACTAAAACCAAATATTTTGTTGGTATAACATGATAGAAATTAGAGATTATATAGAATCTACAGTATCAATAAGCGATAAAGATTGGGACATATTTTCATCTAAACTTAAAACACGTACATTCAAGAAAAAAGAACGGATATTAAATGTTGGGGACACAGAAAATTATATATCTTTTATTGCCACTGGTGTGGCGAGATTTTTAATACCACATGAAGATGAAGAGAAAGATGTAACTTTTGGATTTTGCTTTGAGAATGAATTTATTAGTGCTTATGATTCTTTTTTAACACAAAAACCATCTTTGTATGCTTTAGAAGCTTTAACAGATTTATCTATGTGGAGTGTATCTTATACAGATTTGCAAGAGGTTTATAAGAGTACAGAAGTAGGCAACCTTATTGGTAGATTATCATCAGAACGGTTATTTTTAATTAAATCTAAACGCGAACAATCTTTATTAAACGAAACTGCAGAACAACGTTATATTAACTTATTTACAGAACGTCCAAACCTTATTAAAGACATACCTTTAAAATATATTGCATCTTATATTGGAGTAACTGCACAAGCTTTAAGTCGTATTAGAAAGCGTATTTCTTAACCCATGTTCATTTTATAATCGCATTTAATATAAGTTCTTTGTATTATAAAATTTTATCAAATGGAAATTATAGTCTTTATGATTATTTTGTGGTATTCAGGCTTGTTTTTTCAAACTTTCTTTCTGCATAGATATGCCGCGCATCAAACTTATAAAATGTCTAGATTTGGAGAAAAAGTATGTTATGTACTAACCTGGATCTGTCAAGGTTCTAACTATTTAAGTGCTTATGGTTATGGTGTAATGCACAGAATGCATCATGCCTATGCAGATACAGAAAAAGATCCGCATTCCCCAAAATATGATAGTAATGTATTTTCAATGATGTGGAGGACAAAAAACATCTATCAAGATATTAATAAACAACGAATTGCTGTAGATGCAAAATTTACTAAAAATGTGCCTCAATGGAAACGTTTTGATGATTTTGCGAGTTCGCGTATTTCTCGCTTAGTTTGGGCTTTTTTATATACCTTATTTTTTATATGTTTTGCTACAGCGTGGTGGCATTGGTTGTTTTTACCAATAGCATTTTTTATGGCACCCATACATGGTGTTATTATTAATTGGTTTGCTCACATATATGGATATGTAAATTTTAAAGTAAGTGATACTTCTAAAAATTTATTACCGTTTGATTTTTTAATGATGGGTGAAGGGTACCATAATAATCATCATAAATTTGGTGGTCGTGCTAATTTTGGAGGTGTACGTTGGTACGAATTGGATGTGACTTATTGTATTATGAAGGTGCTTGATGCATTGGGGTTTATTTCCATTAAAAAGAGTGCTTTGGCCCCTGTAAAACGCGAAGTTTAAATTAATAATTATAATTACGATATATACGTAATAAACTATCGGAAACTGTGTAATGTTGTTCTAATATTACACAGTTTTTGTTTTTCTCTTTTTTTAAACATGTTACATGTATAGTCTCTATTAGTGTTCCAGAACGATCTTCCACTGTAATACTACTAAGTTCGCGGTTATCGTAATTATAATTATAAGTATTAAAGCTTGTAAAATTATCTACACGTTTTAAAATCCTCCCATCTTTACTATAAAACATAATTTTTTCATTTTGTTTATGTTTTTTTTGAGAATAACAACTTATACGTTCTCTGTGGTTTGTTTTCCAACGGGTTTTACAATAATAATTGGGTAAATCTGGAAAAGTCTGCTTGGTAAAAAATAGTTTTTTTTCTGTAGTTTGAATAGTGTCTAATGTTGCATTTAAGGTGACAGAATAGTTTACTCGTCCTTGTTTTGTGAATTCTAAATATTGTTTTTTTAGTAAAGAAGAATCTTTAGAACTCTCGAATACAAAAGTACTAACAGTCATGTTTTTTATACCTGCTTGTAATTGATGCTTCTTTACGTAAGGTACAGAAGTACACGATTGCACTGCTATTAATATTCCACTTAAAATTAGAAAATATGCTAACCTATTAATTCTCATGCTTATAAAGATAAACTATTTTTTCTATTAACAATTTATAGTAATTAAAGTTCTTAATTTCATTTTCAATTCACAATTACTTAAACCCTAACTAACCTACAATAATTTAAAATGAAGTGTATTTGCAGAAAAAACAATGGAATTATTTTTATCTGCTTTTGGTGCATTATTTTCAATTATAAATCCTTTAGGTACAGTACCTGTATTTGTAGGATTATCATCAGAAAACACAAAAAAAGAACGTGCAGTTATAGCATTTTGGACAGCTATAAATGCTTTTATTATTTTACTATTATCCTTCTTTGCTGGTAAATATATATTGTCTTTTTTTGGTATAAGTATTGATGCGTTAAAAATTGCTGGCGGTCTTATAATAGCATCTTCGGGTTTTGCTTTATTAACAGGTAAATTTGCAGAACATAAAGGGATGAAACGAAAACGTGTTGAAGAAGATATACATAATAGAAATGAAATTAGTCTTACACCTTTAGCAATACCAATGTTAGCTGGTCCTGGAACAATATCCTTGTTAATTACTTACAATCAGGAATATTCAGATTTAGAAGATAAATTAATTATTATAAGTGCTTTAATATTTACTACAATTTGTATTTATCTAATTTTAAAGAGTTCGTATTTAATCGTAAAATTTTTAGGTGCATCTGGTATTAATGCTTTGTCTCGAATTATCGGATTTATTGTTATAGCTATAGGTATTGAATATATAATTTCGTCTTTAGTAAATATAATTTCGCTTATCGAGATATAACTAATTGTGGTGATGTGTTTTAGTGTTGTTGTTTCAAAAGAGAAATTTAAAAATAGTAAATACAGTAACTTTTAACTTCTTTTTAAATTAAATTTTCGGAAGAGTCGTTGGCGTTTTAAATATATAAAAGTAAAGAGGCCTAAGCTTCCACATACTGAAAAACCAGTAAATAGAGGTAAAGCAGTATGTGTTACATAGCTTCCTATAAAGGTAGCAATAGGAATGGCAACAACAGTCGCTATAAAACCTGTTAAGGCAGCTCCAATACCTGCTATATGGCCAATAGGTTCCATGGCAATAGCTCTTAAATTTCCAAATAGAAAACCTAAAGTAAAAAACTGTGCTGCTAAAAATGGTACTAAAACATACAGACTAGGATTTGATGTATTCCAAAATAATACCATATAAGTTGTAGAAATTAAGCTAAAAGCAGCTAACGATGTAAATGCTAATCTTCGCATACCAAACCGAACTACAAGCGTACCATTTAATAATGTAGAAATTCCGATAGATATTGCTAGACCAGCAAATACATATGGGAATTGTTCCCCAATTTTATACTGATCTATAAAAATATGGTGGGCAGAACTTAAATATACCATAAATGACCCTGTAATAAACCCAGAAAGTACAGTAAAAATCATAGCTTCTTTATATCGAATTAATTCGCTAAATCCGTTTATAAAGACATGTTTATTAAATGGTATTTTAAATTCTGGATGTAAAGTTTCAGGTTGGCGTTTCCAAAACCATATACTTACAACTATTGCAAAAAATAATTGAGTATAAAATATGGTTTGCCAATTAAAATGGTTTAAAATAAATTGGCCTAATGCAGGGGCAATTACAGGAACCAAAATAAAGAAAGCAGTTACAAAAGACATCATTCTGGCCATATAATTCCCTCTATGTGAATCTCTAATTATAGATATGCAAATTGTTCTAGGAGCTGCAAGTCCGATACCCTGCAAAATACGACCTACTAACATAAGTTCTAAACTTTTTGCGTTTATACAAATTATACTAGCTATAATAAATATACTAAAACCCACATACATTAAAGGTTTTCTTCCAAAACTATCAGAAAGCGGACCTAAAATTAATTGGCCAATACCAAAGCCTAAAAAAATCATAGTCACTAAAGATTGTAAATCTGTACTGTTTTGATTTCCAATAGCTATACCAATATCTGGAAAGGCGGGTAGTAAGGCATCTATTGATAATGCAACTATAGACATTAGGGATGCCATAAGTGCTATAAACTCAAAATGATTTTTCTTTTTGTCTTTTTGCATCGCACAAAAATACTATTTCCTTATAGATATGCTGTGTTTTTTAGTGTTATAAATCAGGTATTAATAAATCCATAATAAAACACCTTATTCAATAAGAATAAGGTGTTTTAAGGTTAAATATCTAGGTTGCTATTTAAAGATTCTAAAGGTTTAAAATAGCACGTACTTTAGCTCATGCATTAAAGCTTAAACATCTAATTTTACTTTTTCTAATGCTTTATTTATAAATTGTAATTCATCAGTAGTTAATTTTACATCAATACTTTTAGCATTAGAAATAGATTGTTCAGCATTTCTTGCACCAGCTAAGGCAATAGTTATACCTGGTTGCTCAATTGTCCATCGTAAAACCAATTGAGAAAGTGACGCATTTTTAGCTTCAGCTAGAGGTTTTAGTTTATCTAAAAACTCTGCCGTTTGTTTTATATTTTCATCTTTAAAAAAGGCTAATCCTTTTCTATGGTCGCCTTCAGCAAAAACATGGCCGGCTTTCATTTTTCCAGTTAATAAACCACGTTGTAACGGACTATAGGCTAAGATAGACATGTTATGTTCTAAAGTATAGGGAACCAGATCTGTCTCTATACCACGATTAACCATACTATAAGGCACTTGATTTGAAATGACATCTACATATGTATTGGCTTCTTTTAATTGGTCTACACTGTAATTACATACACCCGCATATCTTACCTTACCATCTTTTATTAACTGTGCTACAGCTTCCATACTTTCTTGAATTTCTGTAGTAACATCTGGCCAATGTATTTGGTATAAATCTATATAATCTGTACCTAAACGTTTTAAGCTATCTTCACATTCTTTAATGATACTTTTTTTACTTGCATTTTTATAAATGGAAATGTCTTTACCATTGTTATCTTTAGAGTTCACATAAAATTCACCATCAGTTGCATCCCAACGTAAACCATATTTTGTAACTAATTGTACTTGATCTCTTGGAAGTTCCTTAATGGCTTCTCCAACTATTTTTTCACTATGTCCCATTCCGTAAATAGGTGCAGTATCTATACTAGTAACGCCATAATCAAACGCAGATTGAATGGCTTTAGCGGCATCATTTTGCTCAGTGCCTCCCCACATCCAACCCCCGGCTGCCCATGCTCCAAAAGTAATTGCTGATAATTTTAAATCTGATGTTCCTAATGTTCTATATTCCATAATGTATATGTTATTTAGTCTGATAAATTTACGGATAACAATACAGAACAGAAACTCTTTTAAACTCTATTAACATTATTTACTTTATAATTCATCATAGTTTATCAGGTAGAATTATATTTACCATTTAAATTTAAGTTATGAGACATCACAGACATCCCGATATGCCACAATCTAAAAAAGCTTCTAAAGTGAGTATGGCACAAGCTTTTAAAACAATTATATGGCCCCGAAGAAACTTAGTATTTATTGGGTTAATTTTAATTGTGGTTAGCCGTTTAGCGAGTTTGGTATTACCTTGGAAGAGTAAAGTATTGTTAGACGATGTTATTCCAAATAAAGATTATAGTCAATTATATAGCTTATTAGCTATTGTTGGAGGCGCTATACTTGTACAAGCCATAACATCTTTTTTATTGACTAAAATATTAAGTGTACAAGCGCAATATTTAATCTCAGAACTACGAGCAAAAGTTCAGAAAAAAGTATTGTCGTTACCAATTAGTTTTTTTGATAATACAAAGTCTGGCGTATTAGTCTCAAGAATAATGACAGATGTTGAAGGTGTTAGAAACTTAATTGGCACAGGATTAGTACAATTAGTAGGAGGAACCTTTACAGCAGTTATATCCCTAGTATTATTAATAAGAATAAGCCCCTCAATGACCCTCTTTGTGTTAGTACCTATTGCTATTTTTGGGGTGTTAGCTTTAAAAGCTTTTAAATATATACGTCCTATTTTTAGAAAACGTGGCGTAATAAATGCAGAAGTTACAGGCCGATTAACTGAAACACTTGCAGGAGTTCGAGTTATTAAAGCTTTTAATGCAGAAGATCAAGAACATAAAGCTTTTGAAACTGGTGTAGATAAATTATTTCAGAACGTTAAAAAAAGTTTAACAGCAACTGCTGTAATGACCAGCTCGTCTACATTTTTATTAGGTATAGCATCTACAGGAATTATGGGTATTGGTGGGTATAAAATCATGCAAGGCGAATTAACTATTGGAGATTTTATGTTCTTTACGCTCCTTTTAGGTTTTATGATAGCGCCTATAGTACAAATGAGTAATATAGGGAGCCAATTAACAGAAGCTTTGGCAGGATTAGATCGTACCGAAGAACTTATGAATATGCAAGCAGAGGAAGACGACGAAAGTCGTACGCTTGAGATTGAAAACATGAAAGGAGATTTGGTGTTTAATGATGTCTCTTTTGCTTATGAAGCTGGTAAAAACGTACTACATAATATTAGTTTTAATGCACCTTCAGGTTCTGTTACAGCTTTAGTAGGAAGTTCTGGTTCTGGAAAATCTACAATTGCAAGTTTATCTGCCACGTTTTTAAATCCTCAATCCGGATATGTAGCTGTAGATGGTTACAATTTGTCTAAAGTTAAATTACAAAGTTTTAGAAAACATTTAGGTGTGGTACTTCAAGATGAATTTTTATTTGAAGGGACTATTCGAGATAATATTATGTTTCCTAGACCAAATGCTACCGAAAAAGAATTGTTACAAGCTGTAAATTCTGCTTATGTAAATGAATTCACAGACCGATTTGAGAATGGTTTAGATACTTTAATAGGCGAGCGTGGTGTAAAATTATCTGGAGGTCAACGTCAACGAATCGCTATTGCACGTGCCATTTTAGCCAATCCAAAAGTGATTATTTTAGATGAAGCCACTTCAAACTTAGATACGGAAAGTGAAGGTTATATTCAAAAAAGTTTAAATACCTTAACTAAAGATCGTACTACAATTGTTATTGCTCACCGCTTAAGTACTATCCGAAAAGCAGATCAGATTTTAGTTATTGAAGAAGGAAAAATTAAAGAACGTGGCACTCACGACGAGCTTATTGCAGCCCAAGGCCGATACTATGACTTGTATACTTTTCAAGCAAAAATATAATTTTACAATAATTTAAAAGACTTGATATTAAGCTTTTTAAAGCAGAGTATGTTTGAATTTTCAGTTTTTAATATTTATAAAAATAAAGTTGTTTTTTAATGGTATAATAGTTTTTTGCACGTATAATTATATATATTAGTAAGGTGTTATTTTATATAAAAACGCTTCATAAAAATGAAAAATATAATTCTATTGTGTATAAGTCTTTTTGTATGCTCCTATACAGTAATATCTCAAAAATTAGATGTAGATGAGATTGCAAATCAAATAAATGCTTATAAAAATGACAGTCGCGGACCCTATAAAGATATTCGGTGGTTTTGTACAGACGGTAGTATAAGGATGCCTAAAGATCCGTGTCCAGATAACATAGGTCCAGGAAATCAGCATGCTAGATATAAAGATGAAGTAGTTGCACTTGGCTTAACTAATCACATCTTTTTCGGTCAGATTTTAACATCTACTAGTAAAGATGAATTTTGGGATGCCAATCATAATAATTCAAGATTAAAACAATATCAAATAGATAAGTATTTAAGAGCTGTAGACAATGGTTGGATTAATAAAAAAAGTCAGTTTTACAGGGGTGCAATTCAGTATGAGGATGAAGAAGATTGGGGAATTAATTTTTATAAATGGCTATTGTCTAACGACGATTTGTTACAAGCAAACTATTTTTTAATTAGACAATCCTTAAAGGATATTCCTCATAACGGAGATGATAATATTGCGCAAAATATGCGAAGTCAATCAAAAATATTATCAGATCTTTATCCTCCTTTTATGGATTTAAGAGTTAAAATTCATGCACAACCTACTCTCACTGATATAGAAAAAGTTGAAGCGTTTAAAGCTAAACATATTAGTAAATTATCGGCTAATCAGGTTAAAATTATAGAGGATTTAATTGCAACCATGACGTTGTTTTTTAAACCTGTAAATTTAGCTGCTTTACAACAAAAAGCGACACTATTACAAAACACACCCTTTGGAGAAGAATTTAATGCTTATGTTATAGAAAATAACGATAGTGCTACTGCCTCAGATCTTATTCAAAATACTTCTGAATTGTTAGTTAAGCTTAGAGCTGCTATATTTAATGAAAAACGACCATTAGCACGTCTACAAATGTTAGACATATCTTTAAAACTTGAAGAAATTATCTTTAAAAAAGCGCCATTATGGCAACCTAACAATATTAAAGAACTCTCAGATAAAATTTGTTATTTAGGTATGGCTACTGCTGCAACTGGATATGTTGAACAGCATGAATGGGAGGCATTAAATTTAACTTTACCAGCAACTAAAACAGACGAAATTGCTTTAGGCGAATTAACAACGCTTTTACAACAAGCTAGAAGTTTAGTAGAGTGGAGTGCAGGTATGGTAAAAGCAAATTACCAAAAAGAAGTAGATATATAT is a window of Formosa sediminum DNA encoding:
- a CDS encoding arginase family protein; translated protein: MDKLNVFTSKDLSKLLDIRSSETKFGQHIKLLPASCTNIYEYINALDVDYIIIGLPEYNNLLTHLSYQNTTYTWDATLKSLINFKINTYLIPHRVLILGSLNFDKELNKVKTLDLTIDKQLAKAKKHIAKINKEITHIIYTLKKSGKTPIIVGGTQNNAYGIIKGCALALNTPINTLNLSAHTKFKPKKGKHNGNGFIYAYAEGFLKHYFVFGLHEQTISNSILKTIQKMKQIHVSTYESIEVKQTTTFKKELKKVKQTISGSPFGIQIDCNIINSCKADNTEGFSLKKIKKFIHYFGKRKGVHYLHISTTDSSINYSNHKGEFITTFIINFMNAHTK
- a CDS encoding chromosome partitioning protein ParA; this encodes MEQNTSNNGLKIALGVALVLFLGTAFYTFDLMKKKNETEAQLKAEKELVMTDLSNMAKQYDVAISENEIANTNLIEARSRIQGLIDSLQISETNVKSLWQYKQKYLNLQKEMDFLLDENDKLKTQNNLLSTSLDSTRTRLEERNMFSDSLLVQNSALAEVVENAAVLNAVNLKGFGVIERSSGKLIPTERARRADKIRVCFTVAKNSLVQAGDQELYIQVIDPNNNVMGVNEQVIFGEKALNYSLISRFNYENASLNVCEFVATVGDDKFESGRYIVNVYNEKDLVSTSEFTLK
- the hutI gene encoding imidazolonepropionase — protein: MSILITNIKQLLQTRTRGIYKISGSEMKTLPYLENAYLLIEHDTIVEYGSMKNIGGIIAEKTIDATGKIVLPAWCDSHTHLVYAGHREQEFVDRINGLTYEDIANKGGGILNSAEILAQTSEDDLYEQSVKRLHEVMKMGTGAIEIKSGYGLTLESELKILRVIKRLKHDFNILVRPTFLAAHAVPKKYKNNKTAYVDELINTTIPEIAKAQLAKYIDVYCEDGYFSLEDTDRILEAGKAHNLVPKLHVNQFNAFGGVALGVKHNARSVDHLEVMRPEDVNVLQGSDTMPVALPACSFFLGLPYTPARTIIDSGLPLALASDYNPGTTPSGNMNFVVSTACIKMKMTPEEAINAATINGAYAMGAHKMFGSITRGKKANVIITEDIPNYSYLPYAFGNNSINTVIINGIIVE
- a CDS encoding Crp/Fnr family transcriptional regulator, with product MIEIRDYIESTVSISDKDWDIFSSKLKTRTFKKKERILNVGDTENYISFIATGVARFLIPHEDEEKDVTFGFCFENEFISAYDSFLTQKPSLYALEALTDLSMWSVSYTDLQEVYKSTEVGNLIGRLSSERLFLIKSKREQSLLNETAEQRYINLFTERPNLIKDIPLKYIASYIGVTAQALSRIRKRIS
- a CDS encoding acyl-CoA desaturase; this encodes MEIIVFMIILWYSGLFFQTFFLHRYAAHQTYKMSRFGEKVCYVLTWICQGSNYLSAYGYGVMHRMHHAYADTEKDPHSPKYDSNVFSMMWRTKNIYQDINKQRIAVDAKFTKNVPQWKRFDDFASSRISRLVWAFLYTLFFICFATAWWHWLFLPIAFFMAPIHGVIINWFAHIYGYVNFKVSDTSKNLLPFDFLMMGEGYHNNHHKFGGRANFGGVRWYELDVTYCIMKVLDALGFISIKKSALAPVKREV
- a CDS encoding MarC family NAAT transporter, with amino-acid sequence MELFLSAFGALFSIINPLGTVPVFVGLSSENTKKERAVIAFWTAINAFIILLLSFFAGKYILSFFGISIDALKIAGGLIIASSGFALLTGKFAEHKGMKRKRVEEDIHNRNEISLTPLAIPMLAGPGTISLLITYNQEYSDLEDKLIIISALIFTTICIYLILKSSYLIVKFLGASGINALSRIIGFIVIAIGIEYIISSLVNIISLIEI
- a CDS encoding multidrug effflux MFS transporter, which encodes MQKDKKKNHFEFIALMASLMSIVALSIDALLPAFPDIGIAIGNQNSTDLQSLVTMIFLGFGIGQLILGPLSDSFGRKPLMYVGFSIFIIASIICINAKSLELMLVGRILQGIGLAAPRTICISIIRDSHRGNYMARMMSFVTAFFILVPVIAPALGQFILNHFNWQTIFYTQLFFAIVVSIWFWKRQPETLHPEFKIPFNKHVFINGFSELIRYKEAMIFTVLSGFITGSFMVYLSSAHHIFIDQYKIGEQFPYVFAGLAISIGISTLLNGTLVVRFGMRRLAFTSLAAFSLISTTYMVLFWNTSNPSLYVLVPFLAAQFFTLGFLFGNLRAIAMEPIGHIAGIGAALTGFIATVVAIPIATFIGSYVTHTALPLFTGFSVCGSLGLFTFIYLKRQRLFRKFNLKRS
- a CDS encoding aldo/keto reductase translates to MEYRTLGTSDLKLSAITFGAWAAGGWMWGGTEQNDAAKAIQSAFDYGVTSIDTAPIYGMGHSEKIVGEAIKELPRDQVQLVTKYGLRWDATDGEFYVNSKDNNGKDISIYKNASKKSIIKECEDSLKRLGTDYIDLYQIHWPDVTTEIQESMEAVAQLIKDGKVRYAGVCNYSVDQLKEANTYVDVISNQVPYSMVNRGIETDLVPYTLEHNMSILAYSPLQRGLLTGKMKAGHVFAEGDHRKGLAFFKDENIKQTAEFLDKLKPLAEAKNASLSQLVLRWTIEQPGITIALAGARNAEQSISNAKSIDVKLTTDELQFINKALEKVKLDV
- a CDS encoding ABC transporter ATP-binding protein, with the translated sequence MRHHRHPDMPQSKKASKVSMAQAFKTIIWPRRNLVFIGLILIVVSRLASLVLPWKSKVLLDDVIPNKDYSQLYSLLAIVGGAILVQAITSFLLTKILSVQAQYLISELRAKVQKKVLSLPISFFDNTKSGVLVSRIMTDVEGVRNLIGTGLVQLVGGTFTAVISLVLLIRISPSMTLFVLVPIAIFGVLALKAFKYIRPIFRKRGVINAEVTGRLTETLAGVRVIKAFNAEDQEHKAFETGVDKLFQNVKKSLTATAVMTSSSTFLLGIASTGIMGIGGYKIMQGELTIGDFMFFTLLLGFMIAPIVQMSNIGSQLTEALAGLDRTEELMNMQAEEDDESRTLEIENMKGDLVFNDVSFAYEAGKNVLHNISFNAPSGSVTALVGSSGSGKSTIASLSATFLNPQSGYVAVDGYNLSKVKLQSFRKHLGVVLQDEFLFEGTIRDNIMFPRPNATEKELLQAVNSAYVNEFTDRFENGLDTLIGERGVKLSGGQRQRIAIARAILANPKVIILDEATSNLDTESEGYIQKSLNTLTKDRTTIVIAHRLSTIRKADQILVIEEGKIKERGTHDELIAAQGRYYDLYTFQAKI